In Streptomyces sp. NBC_00704, a genomic segment contains:
- the rbsK gene encoding ribokinase, with amino-acid sequence MYDYDLLVVGSANADLVIGVERRPAAGETVLGSDLAVHPGGKGANQAVAAARLGARTALLARVGDDAHGRLLLDAQRAAGVDTANVLAGGAPTGVALITVDPSGDNSIVVSPGANGRLTPVDVRAASGLLHTSKAVSAQLEIPLETVVEVVRNLAPGGRFVLNPSPPRPLPAEVLAACDPLIVNEHEAKVILGEAGDAASGPEDWARLLLAKGPRSVVVTLGAQGALVASADGGVQHVAPVKVDAVDTTGAGDAFTAALAWRLGRGASLAEAAAYAARVGAVSVTRRGAQESFPTAEEVDAL; translated from the coding sequence ATGTACGACTACGACCTGCTGGTGGTGGGGTCGGCCAACGCCGACCTGGTGATCGGCGTCGAGCGCCGGCCGGCGGCCGGGGAGACGGTGCTCGGTTCCGACCTGGCCGTGCACCCGGGCGGCAAGGGCGCGAACCAGGCCGTCGCGGCCGCCCGCCTCGGGGCCCGCACCGCCCTGCTGGCCCGGGTCGGCGACGACGCCCACGGGCGGCTGCTGCTCGACGCGCAGCGGGCGGCCGGGGTCGACACGGCGAACGTGCTGGCGGGCGGGGCGCCCACGGGCGTCGCGTTGATCACCGTGGACCCGTCGGGGGACAACAGCATCGTGGTCTCTCCGGGCGCGAACGGCCGGCTGACCCCGGTGGACGTCCGTGCCGCGAGCGGGCTCCTGCACACCTCGAAGGCGGTGTCGGCGCAGCTGGAGATCCCGCTGGAGACGGTCGTGGAGGTCGTCCGGAACCTGGCGCCGGGCGGCCGGTTCGTGCTGAACCCGTCGCCGCCGCGCCCGCTGCCGGCCGAGGTGCTGGCGGCCTGCGACCCGCTGATCGTCAACGAGCACGAGGCGAAGGTGATCCTCGGCGAGGCGGGCGACGCGGCCTCCGGGCCCGAGGACTGGGCGCGGCTCCTGCTCGCGAAGGGCCCGCGGTCGGTGGTCGTCACGCTGGGCGCGCAGGGCGCGCTGGTGGCGTCGGCGGACGGTGGCGTGCAGCACGTCGCCCCGGTGAAGGTGGACGCCGTGGACACGACGGGGGCGGGCGACGCGTTCACCGCGGCGCTGGCCTGGCGGCTGGGCCGTGGCGCCTCGCTCGCGGAGGCGGCGGCGTACGCGGCGCGGGTGGGAGCGGTGTCCGTGACCCGGCGGGGAGCGCAGGAGTCGTTCCCGACCGCCGAGGAGGTCGACGCCCTGTGA
- the rbsD gene encoding D-ribose pyranase, translating into MKKAGILNRHLAGALAELGHGDGVLVCDVGMPIPDGPRVVDLAFRAGVPSFEEVVDGLLAELVVEGATAAQEVREANPSAAGLLAGRFRSLTYVSHERLKELSAGARLVVRTGEARPYANVLLRCGVFF; encoded by the coding sequence GTGAAGAAGGCGGGGATCCTCAACCGTCATCTCGCCGGGGCGCTGGCCGAGTTGGGTCACGGCGACGGGGTGCTGGTGTGCGACGTCGGCATGCCGATACCGGACGGGCCGCGCGTCGTCGACCTCGCCTTCCGGGCGGGGGTGCCGTCCTTCGAGGAGGTGGTCGACGGGCTGCTCGCCGAACTGGTGGTGGAGGGAGCGACGGCGGCGCAGGAGGTCCGGGAGGCCAACCCTTCGGCCGCCGGACTCCTCGCGGGCCGCTTCCGGTCCCTGACGTACGTCTCGCACGAGCGGCTGAAGGAACTGTCCGCGGGGGCGCGGCTGGTGGTCCGCACGGGCGAGGCACGGCCTTACGCGAACGTGCTGTTGCGGTGCGGGGTGTTCTTCTGA
- a CDS encoding pore-forming ESAT-6 family protein — MGQNLDRRSYDTGASGEVQGGLQGIAAQLERVLADRDKAVKAAMADFQADGVSEEYHGKELRWNRAANEVRSIIQLVRTTLEDNDGTAQSTMAKARAAVDNIG; from the coding sequence ATGGGTCAGAATCTGGACCGCCGCTCGTACGACACCGGCGCCTCGGGCGAGGTGCAGGGTGGACTGCAGGGAATAGCCGCGCAGTTGGAGCGGGTGCTCGCCGACCGCGACAAGGCCGTGAAGGCCGCCATGGCCGACTTCCAGGCCGACGGGGTGTCCGAGGAGTACCACGGCAAGGAACTGCGCTGGAACCGGGCGGCCAACGAGGTGCGCAGCATCATCCAACTGGTGCGCACCACGCTGGAGGACAACGACGGGACGGCCCAGTCGACGATGGCGAAGGCACGGGCGGCCGTCGACAACATCGGCTGA
- a CDS encoding DUF6507 family protein yields the protein MTGWDISPSGVQHVLTETAKAAEGLSNTGKALQETAPSAAGSAGTIQQGGVEKSGVQGPVGAALAEFFTAYQEKLAYVAVRTSNSLNGAATATNAYVKGDLDMAAQAQANALKEPKIDLPGASGQQGGK from the coding sequence ATGACGGGGTGGGACATCTCGCCGTCGGGCGTGCAACACGTTCTCACGGAGACGGCGAAGGCGGCCGAGGGCCTCTCGAACACCGGGAAGGCCCTGCAGGAGACCGCGCCCAGCGCGGCCGGATCCGCCGGCACGATCCAGCAGGGCGGCGTCGAGAAGAGCGGGGTCCAGGGACCGGTCGGCGCGGCGCTGGCCGAGTTCTTCACGGCCTACCAGGAGAAGCTGGCGTATGTCGCGGTGCGCACGTCGAACTCGCTCAACGGGGCGGCCACCGCGACCAACGCCTACGTCAAGGGCGATCTGGACATGGCGGCGCAGGCCCAGGCGAACGCGCTGAAGGAGCCGAAGATCGACCTGCCGGGCGCGAGCGGACAGCAGGGGGGCAAGTGA